One genomic window of Leptospira paudalimensis includes the following:
- a CDS encoding LA_3334 family protein, translating to MNSLKYFQLTTIVCFFFSTISISLNAAELRFPNGDGFYAEFVYEDERMLVVRFKDKEYKIPKKELEYYDLSNKGQLNNSYKITILSLKNGSVIKGTIAERKKDEIIIKSELGFLTISRDEIKNSNSETDEHPEFPVVYLANDKLDNLTRVGGSFSFLPLLAPLGTQTPPLYGVSLFTEPAFLRFKNTYQLGFKYEYLQSIGPVKEISINSGYTYLYQSKVFNSNPLLDFYGIVGLGISAVNYKYDQSNSKVGSNPSAYIELGWQGLRYGSSFYRFGWKNQCYFEIEKTHCGSGLEITGGMNF from the coding sequence ATGAATTCTTTAAAATATTTTCAACTAACAACAATTGTTTGTTTTTTCTTTTCAACAATCAGTATCTCATTAAACGCAGCTGAGCTTAGATTTCCAAATGGAGATGGCTTCTATGCTGAATTCGTATATGAAGATGAACGAATGCTCGTTGTCCGTTTCAAAGATAAAGAATACAAAATTCCCAAGAAAGAACTCGAGTATTATGATTTATCTAACAAGGGACAACTGAATAATTCTTACAAAATTACAATTTTATCACTAAAAAATGGAAGTGTGATAAAAGGAACAATCGCAGAACGAAAAAAAGATGAAATCATAATCAAATCTGAGTTAGGGTTTTTGACAATAAGTAGGGACGAGATCAAGAACAGTAATTCAGAAACTGACGAACATCCAGAATTTCCAGTTGTTTATCTAGCAAATGATAAACTAGATAACTTAACAAGAGTTGGAGGAAGTTTTTCTTTTTTGCCATTACTTGCTCCACTTGGCACTCAAACACCTCCATTATATGGTGTTTCGCTTTTTACAGAACCTGCTTTCTTAAGATTTAAGAATACTTATCAGTTAGGATTCAAATATGAATATCTACAGTCCATAGGACCAGTTAAGGAAATTAGTATAAATTCAGGATATACTTACCTATACCAATCTAAGGTTTTCAATTCGAATCCACTTCTAGATTTTTATGGCATTGTTGGCTTAGGGATATCCGCAGTTAACTATAAGTATGATCAAAGTAACTCTAAAGTTGGGTCAAATCCTTCTGCTTATATTGAACTCGGTTGGCAAGGATTAAGATATGGGTCTTCGTTTTATCGATTTGGATGGAAGAATCAATGTTACTTCGAAATAGAAAAAACACATTGTGGCTCTGGTCTTGAAATTACTGGAGGAATGAATTTCTGA
- a CDS encoding kelch repeat-containing protein: MKLIFIILVPAFFFISNCSNTLTDGGNANNAKIEWQVVTNITTNSAIVSWKCSGKLPGFLITSGPNYSNLDTSFLENEVHAVALSNLITDTEYRFVPSCGTKEGGLGIPSTFRTLSDNATIYRRGIWILGGIGSDKNAVSEVDFFDPVDNRWYPAITNVPTPRLNAQIVSFKNKIYVIGGIVKNGASYTMSRIVEAYDPIANTWNRNLSDIPSTLQGGVAGSFDEEIVILGGTTTTDMTTGTIFNTIYKFYPNLGTSGTWVSLLSSTNIFPRIDMAGCTYNGSLIFTGGRFYSDGLAYATTDAYSPSLNSTSGKIEASISLARHGSGYACYQPISSDPFPTDTPAIFIAGGSTGTNISQPVTAVTNSNRFEYSFLGTAANSFVTGSNIPVALYYPAMEISYEKRKLYLFGGASEFNLPVDQVYTLDLANPGGNPWVLDSLNMPRSRFGHKAVILSR; encoded by the coding sequence ATGAAACTTATTTTTATTATTTTAGTTCCAGCATTCTTCTTTATTTCAAATTGCTCAAACACCCTAACCGATGGTGGGAATGCTAATAATGCAAAAATTGAATGGCAAGTAGTTACAAATATTACCACAAATTCCGCAATTGTTAGTTGGAAATGTTCTGGTAAACTTCCAGGATTCCTAATCACTTCAGGACCAAATTACAGTAATTTGGATACTTCATTTCTAGAAAATGAGGTACACGCAGTCGCACTTTCAAATTTGATCACAGACACAGAGTATCGATTCGTTCCTTCTTGTGGCACTAAAGAAGGTGGATTAGGAATCCCTTCTACATTCAGGACTTTATCTGATAATGCTACAATATATCGAAGAGGCATTTGGATTCTAGGTGGCATAGGATCAGACAAAAATGCAGTAAGTGAAGTTGATTTTTTCGACCCTGTGGATAACAGATGGTATCCAGCAATTACAAATGTACCTACCCCAAGATTAAATGCTCAAATTGTCTCCTTTAAAAACAAAATCTATGTAATTGGAGGAATAGTTAAAAATGGTGCTTCCTATACAATGAGTAGAATAGTTGAAGCATATGATCCCATTGCTAATACTTGGAATCGAAATCTTTCAGATATTCCATCTACTCTTCAAGGCGGTGTAGCTGGTTCATTTGATGAAGAAATCGTTATACTAGGTGGAACTACAACCACTGATATGACGACTGGAACAATATTTAATACTATATATAAGTTTTATCCAAATCTAGGAACCAGTGGCACTTGGGTAAGCTTATTATCCAGCACCAATATTTTTCCAAGAATTGATATGGCTGGATGTACTTACAATGGGAGTTTAATTTTCACTGGTGGTAGATTTTATTCAGACGGATTAGCTTATGCAACGACAGATGCGTATTCACCTTCTCTAAATTCTACTTCAGGAAAAATTGAAGCTTCTATTTCACTTGCTCGACATGGTTCAGGATACGCTTGTTATCAACCAATTTCAAGTGATCCTTTCCCTACTGACACTCCTGCCATTTTTATAGCTGGAGGTTCTACAGGAACGAACATATCTCAGCCAGTAACTGCTGTTACTAATTCAAACCGATTTGAATATTCATTTCTAGGAACAGCCGCTAATTCATTCGTCACTGGTTCAAATATACCAGTAGCACTTTATTACCCTGCAATGGAAATCTCCTATGAAAAAAGGAAACTTTATCTCTTTGGAGGTGCTTCTGAGTTTAATTTACCTGTTGATCAGGTATATACATTAGATTTGGCTAATCCAGGTGGAAATCCATGGGTTTTAGATTCACTCAATATGCCTAGAAGTCGTTTTGGTCACAAAGCAGTAATTTTAAGTAGATAA